One region of Maylandia zebra isolate NMK-2024a linkage group LG10, Mzebra_GT3a, whole genome shotgun sequence genomic DNA includes:
- the LOC101468133 gene encoding forkhead box protein O1-A produces MAELLPQQPQPGDIDPDFEPLSRPRSCTWPLPRPELIDPASSNTSSPAPSVQQEPAANAEFIRNLDLVEEDYKEYSEQKPLCNAFQCRDSNCVHHYPHQHHHQHHHHQLQQQHQVPGPQLSSQQQVPNPGVPPLGGPGQRKSSSSRRNAWGNMSYADLITKAIDSSPEKRLTLSQIYDWMVKSVPYFKDKGDSTSSAGWKNSIRHNLSLHSRFVRIQNEGTGKSSWWMLNPEGGKNGKSPRRRATSMDNSNKFVKSRGRAAKKKMALQEGLEGGAGSPSSQYSTWLGSPNSHSNEDFDNWKTFRTRTSSDASTLSGRRSPFPSEQDDVGESDGHIMYPGVAGAKITSTLPSLSEVSGSMGQHRSEKVMDLLDNLNLLSPKPSQLSSDSSHSPRSSNAGMLQSSPYNSTGLTPHQQQDYQKCLYSQVRMHSLSPAPMQTLPETKPSFGAYENQYIFPSGLLTGEPDTRRDMMHSEVGRASCPIPTYSSQSHVGSHNGVKMMNPSQSHPLPRVNPHTLHSQGPAASQDLNSCNMIRLTSHSGPSLRMAGPRTCMQLPLGLPPHTNDASVTYGSSNSYRELNSVHPHSHHHQEHLPSDLDSVPTERFECDLESVLHDTLMDGGGLDFNFDPAAGPHGFSQRVKTTTHNWVSG; encoded by the exons ATGGCTGAGTTACTGCCACAACAGCCGCAGCCGGGCGATATAGACCCGGACTTCGAGCCTCTCTCTCGCCCGCGGTCCTGCACCTGGCCGCTGCCCCGGCCGGAGCTCATCGACCCGGCCAGCTCCAACACATCCTCCCCAGCACCGTCTGTGCAGCAGGAGCCAGCAGCAAACGCCGAGTTCATCAGAAACCTCGACCTGGTGGAGGAGGACTATAAAGAATACTCAGAGCAGAAGCCGCTTTGCAATGCTTTTCAGTGCCGGGATAGCAACTGTGTGCATCATTACCCccaccaacatcatcatcaacaccatcatcatcagctCCAACAGCAGCACCAGGTCCCGGGTCCACAGCTGTCGTCCCAGCAACAGGTGCCAAATCCTGGGGTCCCACCTTTGGGTGGACCCGGGCAAAGGAAGAGCAGCTCGTCCCGGCGAAACGCCTGGGGGAACATGTCCTACGCAGACCTGATCACCAAAGCCATAGACAGCTCACCTGAGAAGCGGCTGACCCTTTCTCAGATTTACGACTGGATGGTTAAGAGCGTGCCTTACTTCAAAGACAAAGGAGACAGCACCAGCTCCGCGGGCTGGAag AACTCCATCAGACACAACCTGTCCCTGCACAGTCGCTTTGTGCGCATACAGAACGAGGGAACAGGAAAAAGCTCCTGGTGGATGCTGAACCCAGAGGGAGGAAAGAATGGAAAGTCACCTCGACGCAGAGCTACCTCCATGGACAACAGCAATAAGTTTGTCAAGAGTAGAGGAAGAGCCGCAAAGAAAAAG ATGGCTCTACAGGAAGGGCTTGAAGGAGGAGCAGGCAGCCCCAGTTCCCAGTACTCTACCTGGCTTGGAAGTCCAAACTCCCACAGCAACGAAGATTTTGACAACTGGAAAACCTTTAGGACGCGTACCAGCTCTGATGCCAGTACTCTGAGTGGTCGCCGTTCACCTTTCCCTTCTGAACAGGATGATGTGGGCGAGTCCGATGGCCACATAATGTATCCTGGAGTTGCTGGTGCTAAGATAACCTCTACCCTGCCCAGCCTGTCTGAGGTGTCTGGATCCATGGGCCAGCATCGCTCAGAAAAGGTCATGGATCTGCTGGATAACCTTAACTTGCTGTCTCCTAAACCCTCCCAGCTCAGCTCTGACTCCTCACACTCCCCGCGCTCCTCAAACGCCGGCATGCTTCAGAGTAGCCCCTATAACTCCACTGGACTGACCCCACACCAGCAGCAAGACTACCAGAAGTGCTTGTATAGTCAGGTGAGAATGCACTCCCTGTCCCCTGCTCCTATGCAGACACTTCCAGAGACTAAGCCCAGCTTTGGGGCTTACGAGAACCAGTATATCTTCCCTTCTGGGCTGCTGACAGGAGAACCAGACACCAGAAGGGACATGATGCACTCTGAAGTTGGGAGGGCAAGTTGTCCAATACCTACTTATAGCAGCCAAAGCCATGTGGGTAGTCATAATGGAGTAAAAATGATGAATCCCTCTCAGAGTCACCCACTTCCTCGTGTAAATCCACATACTCTGCATAGCCAGGGTCCAGCTGCCTCACAAGACTTGAATAGCTGTAACATGATACGCCTGACTAGCCATTCAGGGCCCTCTCTTCGAATGGCTGGTCCAAGGACGTGCATGCAGCTCCCCCTCGGACTCCCTCCACACACTAATGATGCCTCAGTGACCTACGGCAGCAGCAACAGCTACAGAGAACTCAACTCTGTACACCCACACAGTCATCATCATCAAGAGCACCTACCCAGTGATCTGGACAGTGTGCCTACTGAAAGGTTTGAATGTGACTTGGAGTCCGTCCTCCATGACACACTCATGGATGGTGGGGGGCTGGACTTTAATTTTGATCCAGCAGCTGGGCCTCATGGGTTTTCCCAGAGGGTGAAGACGACCACACACAACTGGGTGTCAGGGTAG
- the LOC143420796 gene encoding uncharacterized protein LOC143420796, whose amino-acid sequence MELHLSVIGCLLFGNIMITHQTTHMNPVTTFLFAPRGPQMFPCLTYLERNVRVDCEFPETYEVPGPYCEYRQDSRLVGTTFPNQVIYVSIDDRRRSNVSLVHPNLCRLTWAPMADEKPYTYTCRVYQGSTWKENSMAVHHRLLPICSAISVMFKSAPWLLSLVFSLPVAVGLLSP is encoded by the exons ATGGAGCTGCACCTGTCCGTCATAGGCTGTCTCCTCTTTGGCAACATAATGATAACGCATCAGACGACTCACA TGAACCCGGTGACTACATTCCTGTTTGCTCCACGTGGGCCCCAGATGTTTCCATGTCTCACCTACCTGGAGCGAAATGTCAGGGTGGACTGTGAGTTCCCGGAGACCTACGAGGTCCCCGGCCCCTACTGCGAGTATCGGCAGGACAGCCGGCTGGTGGGGACCACCTTCCCCAACCAGGTCATCTACGTGTCCATAGACGACCGTAGAAGGAGCAACGTAAGCCTGGTCCACCCTAATCTGTGCCGCCTCACCTGGGCGCCGATGGCCGATGAGAAGCCGTACACCTACACCTGCAGGGTTTATCAGGGGAGCACTTGGAAGGAGAACAGCATGGCCGTTCATCACA GGCTTCTTCCAATCTGCTCTGCAATCAGTGTTATGTTCAAATCAGCACCTTGGCTTTTATCGCTGGTGTTTTCACTTCCTGTGGCTGTGGGTCTTCTGAGTCCTTGA